From the Opitutia bacterium genome, one window contains:
- a CDS encoding formamidopyrimidine-DNA glycosylase — protein sequence MPELPDITVYLEALEARVVGQVLERVRVLDIFVLRTALPPIDALTGQRVARLRRMGKRIAFGFEDGKWLVLHLMIAGRLQWTGGALAGPAQLKVKNALAHLGFANGVLTLTEAGTKHRASLHVVADEAGLAAHARGGLDVFAATAAEFAARLRSENHTLKRALTDPRLFDGIGNAYSDEILHAARLSPVALTSKLGDREIARLHGATQRTLREWTERLRAEAGEKFPANVTAFRPEMAVHGKFGEPCPVCGTAVQRIRYAENEVNYCPRCQTGGKLLADRSLSRLLNSDWPKTIDEWEERQAAR from the coding sequence GTGCCCGAGCTGCCGGACATCACTGTTTACCTCGAAGCGCTGGAGGCGCGTGTCGTGGGCCAGGTGCTCGAACGTGTGCGGGTGCTCGATATTTTCGTGCTGCGCACGGCGCTGCCGCCGATCGATGCGCTCACGGGGCAGCGGGTGGCGCGGTTGCGGAGAATGGGGAAGCGGATCGCTTTCGGATTCGAGGATGGGAAGTGGCTCGTGTTGCACCTGATGATCGCGGGGCGACTGCAGTGGACTGGGGGCGCGCTCGCCGGGCCGGCGCAGTTGAAGGTGAAGAACGCGCTCGCGCATCTCGGGTTCGCGAACGGCGTGCTGACGCTCACCGAGGCGGGCACGAAACATCGGGCGTCGCTGCATGTCGTCGCGGACGAGGCGGGTCTGGCGGCGCACGCGCGCGGCGGGTTGGATGTCTTTGCGGCAACGGCAGCGGAATTCGCGGCGCGGTTGCGGAGCGAGAATCACACATTGAAACGCGCGCTGACCGATCCGCGGCTGTTCGACGGCATCGGCAACGCCTACTCGGACGAGATCCTGCACGCGGCGCGACTGTCGCCGGTTGCGCTGACGTCGAAGCTCGGCGACCGGGAGATCGCGCGACTGCACGGGGCGACGCAGCGCACGCTGCGCGAGTGGACCGAGCGATTGCGCGCGGAGGCGGGAGAAAAATTCCCGGCGAACGTCACGGCGTTTCGCCCGGAGATGGCGGTGCACGGGAAGTTCGGCGAGCCGTGTCCGGTGTGCGGCACGGCGGTGCAGCGGATCCGCTACGCGGAGAACGAGGTGAACTATTGCCCGCGCTGCCAGACGGGCGGGAAGCTGCTGGCGGATCGCTCGCTCTCGCGGCTGCTCAACTCGGATTGGCCGAAGACGATCGACGAGTGGGAAGAGCGGCAGGCGGCGCGGTGA
- a CDS encoding PEP-CTERM sorting domain-containing protein (PEP-CTERM proteins occur, often in large numbers, in the proteomes of bacteria that also encode an exosortase, a predicted intramembrane cysteine proteinase. The presence of a PEP-CTERM domain at a protein's C-terminus predicts cleavage within the sorting domain, followed by covalent anchoring to some some component of the (usually Gram-negative) cell surface. Many PEP-CTERM proteins exhibit an unusual sequence composition that includes large numbers of potential glycosylation sites. Expression of one such protein has been shown restore the ability of a bacterium to form floc, a type of biofilm.), with translation MPRRSLLLPAVAFLLFSAPLALAQSYVGSGLTTLPLIATTNRYLDNAAWAINSSGVVAGASANDLSESYPVSFSNGVLTQLSLTYGGWAYGINSNGAVVGEAYFGAGSSHPFVYSAGVMTDLGTLGGENNSAAFGINNSGVVVGYAATAGGNSFAFSHSGGTMQNLGALGGDYSGARAINSSGTIVGYAGNASNNDRAFVYSGGVMSDLGTLGGDTSDAFALNDAGAIVGVSRNSNGDNHAFAYSGGVMRDLGTLLGDTSSVARGINASGAVVGYSTDDDDNSRAFYYANSEMISLNTLFVGSFSDGATASGFVSLNYAYGINDSGQIVGSGSYFDLETMNITSRGFALTVSAVPEPSTYAAILAAAALCAAALRRHRSRVSAARTSA, from the coding sequence ATGCCCCGTCGCTCCCTGCTGCTTCCCGCCGTCGCGTTCCTTCTGTTCTCCGCGCCGCTCGCGTTGGCGCAATCCTACGTCGGCTCCGGCCTCACGACGTTGCCGTTGATCGCCACCACGAATCGCTACCTGGACAACGCAGCCTGGGCGATCAACTCCTCCGGCGTCGTCGCCGGCGCCTCGGCCAACGATCTCTCCGAAAGTTATCCGGTCAGCTTCTCGAACGGCGTCCTGACCCAGCTGAGCCTCACCTACGGCGGCTGGGCCTACGGCATCAATTCGAACGGCGCCGTCGTGGGCGAGGCCTACTTCGGCGCCGGCTCGAGCCACCCCTTCGTCTACAGCGCCGGCGTGATGACCGACCTCGGCACCCTCGGCGGCGAAAACAACAGCGCCGCCTTCGGCATCAACAACTCCGGGGTCGTCGTCGGCTACGCCGCCACGGCCGGCGGCAACTCGTTCGCCTTCTCCCACTCCGGCGGCACGATGCAGAATCTCGGCGCCCTCGGCGGCGACTACAGCGGCGCGCGTGCCATCAACAGCTCGGGCACCATCGTCGGCTACGCCGGCAACGCCAGCAACAACGACCGCGCCTTCGTCTACAGCGGCGGGGTCATGTCGGACCTCGGCACGCTCGGCGGCGACACTTCCGATGCCTTCGCGCTCAACGATGCCGGCGCGATCGTCGGCGTCTCGCGCAACAGCAACGGCGACAACCACGCCTTCGCCTATTCCGGCGGCGTCATGCGCGACCTCGGCACGCTCCTCGGCGACACGTCCAGCGTGGCGCGGGGCATCAACGCCTCCGGCGCGGTCGTGGGCTACTCGACCGACGACGACGACAACAGCCGCGCCTTCTACTACGCCAACAGCGAGATGATCAGCCTCAACACACTCTTCGTCGGCTCGTTCAGCGACGGTGCCACCGCGAGCGGATTTGTGAGCCTCAACTACGCCTACGGCATCAACGACAGCGGCCAAATCGTCGGTTCAGGATCCTACTTCGACCTCGAGACGATGAACATCACCTCGCGCGGTTTCGCACTCACCGTGAGCGCCGTGCCCGAGCCCTCGACCTACGCCGCCATCCTCGCCGCCGCCGCTCTCTGCGCGGCAGCCCTGCGTCGCCACCGATCCCGCGTCAGCGCCGCCCGGACTTCGGCATAA
- a CDS encoding WD40 repeat domain-containing protein codes for MNFAKHWAATLDDYAIDLAWSPDGSLLAAASAAGGISLYDAATGAVKHTLTGHEDGANCLAWSPSGDVLASGGQDGCVRFWSAATGAQTAEAKLGNAWVEHLVWTTSAQPSALGAQLLFAAAGRKLLALRADGSTAHAFPDAPKTIAALAASPSLNSQPSTLNSPVLLAAACFGHVSLWNTADFTAHKEFSYGNAIYALTWSPDRRWLVAGCHDNAVHLWAPAEDLELHMSGYETRLKELSFSHDSKWLATGGGRDACVWDCSGAGPEGREPLMLPHNNRVVAVAFQNSHGLLASGSAEGEFSLWAPARKNPLFAEVKMPSAATKFAWRGDDALLAVGTAKGQLFVFKTA; via the coding sequence ATGAATTTTGCCAAGCATTGGGCCGCCACGCTCGACGACTACGCGATCGACCTCGCGTGGTCGCCGGACGGCTCACTCCTCGCCGCCGCGTCCGCCGCCGGCGGCATCTCGCTCTACGACGCCGCGACCGGCGCCGTGAAGCACACGCTCACGGGCCACGAAGACGGCGCCAACTGCCTCGCGTGGTCGCCGTCCGGCGACGTCCTCGCCAGCGGCGGCCAGGACGGCTGCGTGCGTTTCTGGAGCGCCGCGACCGGCGCCCAAACCGCGGAAGCCAAACTCGGCAACGCGTGGGTCGAGCACCTCGTCTGGACCACCAGCGCTCAACCCTCCGCTCTCGGCGCTCAGCTTCTCTTCGCCGCCGCCGGCCGAAAACTCCTCGCTCTCCGCGCCGACGGTTCGACCGCGCACGCATTCCCCGACGCCCCAAAAACCATCGCCGCCCTCGCCGCGTCGCCATCCCTCAACTCTCAACCCTCCACTCTCAACTCCCCCGTCCTTCTCGCCGCCGCCTGCTTCGGCCACGTTTCCCTCTGGAACACCGCCGATTTCACGGCACACAAGGAATTCTCCTACGGCAACGCGATCTACGCGCTCACGTGGTCGCCCGACCGCCGCTGGCTCGTCGCCGGCTGCCACGACAACGCCGTGCACCTCTGGGCGCCCGCCGAGGATCTCGAGCTGCACATGAGCGGCTACGAGACGCGGCTGAAGGAACTCTCGTTTTCCCACGACTCCAAATGGCTCGCCACCGGCGGCGGTCGCGACGCTTGCGTCTGGGATTGCAGTGGCGCCGGCCCCGAAGGCCGCGAGCCGCTCATGCTCCCGCACAACAATCGCGTCGTCGCGGTCGCGTTTCAAAATTCCCACGGCCTGCTCGCCAGCGGCTCCGCCGAAGGCGAGTTCTCGCTCTGGGCGCCAGCGCGCAAGAATCCGCTTTTCGCCGAAGTGAAAATGCCCTCCGCCGCGACCAAGTTCGCGTGGCGCGGCGACGACGCGCTGCTCGCCGTTGGCACCGCCAAGGGCCAGCTCTTCGTCTTCAAGACCGCCTGA
- a CDS encoding EamA family transporter, with protein MPSTLPLRHLLLALLVVAIWGSNFVALKLALVDLPPLLLCAVRFVFVSLPLVFFLPRPAITWAQLLTYGLTMFAAQFAFMFLGMRLGMPAGLASLVLQFQVFVSLALSVVMLGERVRLVQVAGALVAAGGFFIVGRHTGGEMTLAGFLCLLLAAASWGFANVTSRRLGKVNPLALVVWGGLVVPLPMLAASLAFEGPGAIAHALTHTGATAWVCVAYTVYLSTLVAYTIWSWLLGHYPASTVTPFTLLVPVFGMVTSAIYLHESLPGWKIAAAAFVISGLVLCVFGPRFTGKIPQVARS; from the coding sequence GTGCCTTCCACGCTTCCGCTCCGCCATCTTTTGCTCGCCCTCCTCGTCGTCGCGATTTGGGGCTCCAATTTTGTCGCGCTGAAGCTCGCGCTCGTCGATCTGCCGCCGCTGCTGCTCTGCGCCGTGCGCTTCGTCTTCGTGTCGCTGCCGCTCGTGTTCTTCCTGCCGCGGCCGGCGATCACCTGGGCGCAGCTTCTCACCTACGGCCTCACGATGTTCGCCGCGCAATTTGCCTTCATGTTTCTCGGCATGCGACTCGGCATGCCCGCCGGCCTCGCCTCGCTCGTGCTCCAGTTCCAGGTTTTCGTGTCGCTCGCGCTCTCGGTCGTGATGCTCGGCGAACGCGTGCGCCTCGTGCAGGTGGCCGGCGCGCTCGTCGCCGCCGGCGGTTTCTTCATCGTCGGCCGGCACACCGGCGGCGAGATGACGCTCGCGGGTTTCCTCTGCCTGCTCCTCGCCGCGGCCTCGTGGGGCTTCGCCAACGTCACCTCGCGCCGCCTCGGCAAAGTGAACCCGCTCGCGCTCGTCGTGTGGGGCGGGCTCGTGGTGCCGCTCCCGATGTTGGCCGCCTCGCTCGCCTTCGAGGGTCCCGGAGCCATCGCGCATGCCCTCACGCACACCGGCGCCACCGCTTGGGTGTGCGTCGCCTACACCGTCTACCTCTCGACGCTCGTCGCCTACACCATCTGGAGCTGGCTGCTCGGCCACTACCCCGCATCGACCGTCACGCCATTCACGCTGCTGGTGCCGGTGTTCGGCATGGTGACTTCGGCGATCTATCTGCATGAGTCGCTGCCGGGCTGGAAAATCGCCGCGGCCGCCTTCGTGATTTCCGGCCTCGTGCTGTGCGTCTTCGGCCCGCGTTTCACAGGGAAAATCCCCCAGGTCGCCCGGTCCTGA
- a CDS encoding pseudouridine synthase yields MLLALHKPYGVLSQFTPEPGSRWRTLAEFGLPKNVYALGRLDADSEGLLLLSDEAGLNSRLLDPERGHRREYWVQVERIPTDAALAQLARGVTIGDYRTQPCGVRRLEPAPELPPREPPIRVRQSVPDCWLALELSEGKNRQVRRMTAAVGHPTLRLVRARIGALTLASLQLSPGRWRELTRGERDVVFAA; encoded by the coding sequence ATGCTCCTCGCTCTTCACAAACCTTACGGCGTCCTCTCGCAGTTCACGCCCGAGCCCGGCTCGCGGTGGCGGACGCTCGCGGAGTTTGGTTTGCCGAAGAACGTTTACGCGCTCGGGCGGCTCGATGCGGATAGCGAGGGATTGCTGCTGCTCAGCGACGAGGCGGGGTTGAATTCGCGGTTGCTCGATCCGGAGCGCGGGCACCGGCGGGAATATTGGGTGCAGGTGGAGCGCATCCCGACCGACGCGGCGCTGGCGCAGCTCGCGCGCGGCGTGACGATCGGCGACTATCGCACGCAACCGTGCGGCGTGCGGCGGTTGGAGCCGGCGCCGGAGTTGCCGCCGCGCGAGCCGCCGATCCGCGTGCGGCAGAGCGTGCCGGATTGCTGGCTGGCGCTGGAATTGAGCGAGGGAAAAAACCGGCAGGTGCGACGCATGACCGCGGCGGTGGGGCATCCGACGTTGCGGCTGGTGCGCGCACGGATCGGCGCGTTGACGCTCGCGTCGCTCCAGCTGTCGCCTGGCCGTTGGCGGGAACTCACGCGCGGGGAACGCGACGTGGTGTTCGCCGCTTGA
- the chrA gene encoding chromate efflux transporter codes for MANPPPPPTVPQIFLAALRLGCTSFGGPVAHLAYFRRDYVERRRWIDEAHYADLVALCQFLPGPASSQTGFGLGYLWRGWAGGIAAWLGFTLPSAALMTAFALGTGQLSALLGTGWLHGLKLAAVAVVAQAVLAMWRTLAPDTTRSALVLASATTLLLAPVAWMQFAVIVAGAAIGVAWLHRDRTAKPQRPAAASALPSFRASAIFLAVFLCLLVAFPAICRNTANWPAALADKCYRAGALVFGGGHVVLPLLQREFVATDGVTAEQFLAGYGAAQAMPGPLFTFAAFLGGTTHGIAGAAWATLWIFLPGLLLVAAALPFWQTLRTDPRAQAALRGANAAVVGLLLAALIHPIGRAALGDWRSAVLVAAAFIALLVPRVPAWAVVLACAVTAQLIGLA; via the coding sequence GTGGCCAATCCACCGCCGCCTCCGACCGTCCCGCAGATCTTCCTCGCCGCGCTGCGCCTCGGTTGCACGTCGTTCGGCGGACCGGTCGCGCACCTCGCCTACTTCCGCCGCGACTACGTCGAGCGCCGCCGCTGGATCGACGAGGCGCACTACGCCGACCTCGTCGCGCTCTGCCAATTCCTCCCCGGCCCCGCGAGCAGCCAGACCGGCTTCGGTCTCGGCTACCTCTGGCGCGGCTGGGCCGGCGGGATCGCCGCGTGGCTCGGCTTCACGCTGCCGAGCGCCGCGCTGATGACGGCCTTCGCGCTCGGCACGGGACAACTCAGCGCGCTCCTCGGCACCGGCTGGCTGCACGGCCTCAAACTCGCCGCCGTCGCCGTCGTCGCCCAAGCCGTGCTCGCGATGTGGCGCACGCTCGCCCCCGACACCACGCGCTCCGCCCTCGTGCTCGCCAGCGCCACCACGCTGCTGCTCGCACCCGTCGCGTGGATGCAGTTCGCCGTGATCGTCGCCGGCGCTGCCATTGGCGTCGCGTGGCTCCATCGTGACCGCACCGCGAAGCCGCAACGCCCCGCCGCAGCGTCCGCGCTTCCGTCCTTCCGCGCTTCCGCGATTTTTCTGGCGGTATTCCTCTGCCTCCTCGTCGCGTTTCCGGCAATTTGCCGTAATACGGCAAATTGGCCTGCGGCGTTGGCGGACAAATGCTACCGCGCCGGCGCGCTCGTCTTTGGCGGCGGCCATGTCGTGCTGCCGCTGCTGCAGCGCGAGTTCGTCGCAACGGACGGCGTCACGGCGGAGCAATTCCTCGCCGGTTACGGCGCGGCGCAGGCGATGCCGGGACCGCTCTTCACGTTCGCTGCCTTCCTCGGCGGGACCACGCACGGCATCGCCGGCGCGGCGTGGGCCACGCTCTGGATTTTTCTTCCCGGCCTGCTGCTCGTCGCCGCCGCACTGCCCTTCTGGCAAACGCTCCGCACCGATCCGCGCGCGCAAGCCGCTCTGCGGGGCGCCAACGCCGCCGTCGTCGGCCTGCTGCTCGCCGCGCTCATTCACCCGATCGGCCGCGCGGCGCTCGGCGATTGGCGCAGCGCGGTGCTCGTCGCCGCGGCGTTCATCGCGCTGCTCGTGCCCCGCGTGCCGGCGTGGGCCGTCGTGCTCGCCTGCGCAGTCACAGCGCAACTTATCGGACTCGCTTAA
- a CDS encoding TonB-dependent copper receptor produces MHSFFRFAASLSLTALVATASEPASPPAREPAVELDPLVVTGARAAQPLVVTTDPKAPAQPMPAHDGADALRAVPGFAVIRKGGTDGDPVLRGMAGSRLGVQLDGQCIFGGCGNRMDPPTAYVFPAAYDRITVVKGPQSVLHGPGNSAGVVLFERTYRRLAARESSLFGSVTAGSFGRFDAVADARTGAPDWQVRATGTTTRADDYADGAGRDVHSAYKRWSANATAAWTPDALTFVELSGAVSDGEAAYADRAMDGVKFARENYALRLRREQLTPLVAAVELRGFHNYVDHVMDNYSLRPFAASMMMPNPAVANPDRETTGATAQLELTPGESTRLTLGADTQTNLHTVRSTMNETTMPYEAMARVRDARFKQRGLFGEAAIAPAPGSRAYAGARLDRWEATDSRAAVALSMMSTAPNPSAGHTRTSDLASGFVRYERDLGTSGRATTLFAGLGRTQRYPDYWEAIKNESTDSVTAFGTRPETTTQLDVGAIGKLGALEWNASLFAARIDDFILVQSGFTKPSGMMGTRSAVVTRNIDATTRGGEAGLVWRFASDWKLDASLAYVHGANDTDARPLAQLPPLESRLALAYTRPTWSAGALLRAVARQNRVAIGQGNIVGQDLGETAGFGTLSLHASWKPTTRARLSAGVDNVFDRAFAEHLSKSGAMVSGFVQTARVNEPGRTLWLKLDVTL; encoded by the coding sequence ATGCACTCGTTTTTCCGTTTCGCCGCTTCCCTCTCTCTCACGGCTCTGGTCGCCACCGCGTCCGAGCCCGCCTCTCCACCCGCCCGCGAGCCCGCCGTCGAACTCGACCCGTTGGTCGTCACCGGCGCCAGGGCCGCGCAGCCGCTCGTCGTCACCACTGATCCGAAAGCCCCCGCGCAACCCATGCCCGCGCACGATGGCGCCGATGCGCTGCGCGCCGTGCCGGGCTTCGCCGTCATTCGCAAAGGCGGCACCGACGGCGATCCCGTGCTCCGCGGCATGGCCGGCTCGCGCCTCGGCGTGCAGCTCGACGGCCAGTGCATCTTCGGCGGCTGCGGCAACCGCATGGATCCGCCGACCGCCTACGTTTTTCCCGCCGCCTACGACCGCATCACCGTCGTGAAGGGCCCGCAATCCGTCCTCCATGGTCCGGGCAACAGCGCCGGCGTCGTGCTCTTCGAGCGCACTTACCGCCGTCTCGCCGCGCGCGAGTCGTCGCTCTTCGGCTCCGTCACCGCCGGCAGTTTCGGGCGCTTCGACGCCGTGGCCGACGCCCGCACCGGCGCGCCCGACTGGCAAGTCCGCGCCACCGGCACCACCACGCGCGCCGACGACTACGCCGACGGCGCGGGCCGCGATGTGCACAGCGCCTACAAGCGCTGGAGCGCAAACGCCACCGCCGCCTGGACGCCGGACGCGCTCACGTTCGTCGAACTCTCCGGCGCGGTCAGCGACGGCGAGGCAGCCTACGCCGACCGCGCGATGGACGGCGTGAAATTCGCCCGCGAGAACTACGCGCTCCGCCTCCGCCGCGAACAACTCACCCCGCTCGTCGCCGCCGTCGAGCTGCGCGGTTTCCACAACTACGTCGACCACGTGATGGACAACTACTCGCTGCGGCCGTTCGCCGCATCGATGATGATGCCCAATCCCGCCGTCGCCAACCCCGACCGCGAGACCACCGGCGCCACCGCGCAACTCGAGCTCACGCCGGGCGAGTCCACGCGCCTCACGCTCGGCGCCGACACGCAGACCAACCTCCACACCGTCCGGTCGACGATGAACGAGACGACGATGCCCTATGAGGCGATGGCCCGCGTCCGCGACGCCCGTTTCAAACAACGCGGTCTCTTCGGCGAGGCCGCCATCGCGCCCGCGCCCGGCTCGCGCGCCTACGCCGGCGCACGCCTCGACCGCTGGGAAGCCACCGACAGCCGCGCTGCGGTCGCGCTCTCGATGATGAGCACCGCGCCGAATCCCTCCGCCGGCCACACGCGCACCAGCGATCTTGCCAGCGGCTTCGTCCGCTACGAACGCGACCTCGGCACGTCCGGTCGAGCCACGACGCTCTTCGCCGGTCTCGGCCGCACGCAGCGCTATCCTGACTATTGGGAGGCGATCAAGAACGAGTCCACGGACAGCGTGACCGCCTTCGGCACGCGTCCCGAGACCACCACGCAGCTCGACGTCGGCGCGATCGGCAAACTCGGCGCGCTCGAGTGGAACGCCTCGCTCTTCGCTGCGCGCATCGACGACTTCATCCTCGTCCAGAGCGGCTTCACGAAACCGTCCGGCATGATGGGCACGCGCAGCGCCGTCGTGACGCGGAACATCGACGCCACCACGCGCGGCGGCGAGGCCGGCCTCGTGTGGCGCTTCGCCTCCGACTGGAAACTCGACGCCTCGCTCGCCTACGTGCACGGCGCGAACGACACCGACGCGCGCCCACTCGCGCAGCTCCCGCCGCTCGAGTCACGCCTCGCCCTCGCCTACACGCGCCCGACATGGTCGGCCGGCGCGCTCCTCCGCGCCGTCGCGCGCCAGAATCGCGTCGCGATCGGCCAAGGCAACATCGTCGGACAGGATCTCGGCGAGACCGCCGGCTTCGGCACGCTCTCGCTGCACGCCAGTTGGAAACCCACCACGCGCGCCCGCCTCTCCGCCGGCGTGGACAATGTCTTCGACCGCGCCTTCGCGGAACACCTCAGCAAATCCGGCGCGATGGTCTCCGGCTTCGTCCAGACCGCGCGCGTCAACGAGCCTGGCCGCACACTCTGGCTCAAACTCGACGTCACCCTCTGA
- a CDS encoding cytochrome c, with translation MKSFRSTRVAAFTAGLALLTLAGCSKSGSEATAPTAATESPEDALARQVLAGKAVFEKVCAVCHQANGQGVPAVFPPLAGSPLITEADPGKIIRATLHGLQGPITVNGHEFNSVMPPQGPVLNDADLAAAITYARNSWGNQAPAVTAEQVSVIRLTVKRDKFWTWEELNAR, from the coding sequence ATGAAATCATTCCGCTCCACCCGCGTTGCCGCGTTCACCGCCGGCCTCGCCCTCCTCACGCTCGCCGGCTGTTCGAAATCCGGCTCCGAAGCCACCGCGCCCACCGCAGCGACCGAGTCCCCCGAGGACGCGCTCGCGCGCCAGGTGCTAGCCGGCAAAGCCGTTTTCGAAAAAGTCTGCGCCGTCTGCCACCAAGCCAATGGCCAGGGCGTGCCGGCCGTTTTCCCGCCGCTCGCCGGATCGCCGCTCATCACCGAAGCCGATCCAGGCAAGATCATCCGCGCCACGCTCCACGGCCTCCAAGGCCCGATCACCGTCAACGGCCACGAGTTCAACAGCGTCATGCCGCCGCAAGGCCCCGTGCTCAACGACGCTGACCTCGCCGCCGCGATCACCTACGCGCGCAACTCCTGGGGCAACCAAGCCCCCGCCGTCACCGCCGAACAGGTCTCCGTCATCCGCCTCACCGTGAAGCGCGACAAGTTCTGGACCTGGGAAGAACTCAACGCGCGCTGA